In Oreochromis aureus strain Israel breed Guangdong linkage group 15, ZZ_aureus, whole genome shotgun sequence, a single genomic region encodes these proteins:
- the LOC116332860 gene encoding ankyrin repeat and SOCS box protein 2-like isoform X2: protein MAVSEQNLDDYSIYSHLADEELLQIAVERSLSDKQASSSSSSSSSGPIQTNPNPTHRGPDPSKRVQTVSAPEPVPHIQNCINPPTALSQFLYKVYKREVSPLQSIIMSGDAEALMELVRRRLSSLMEPNDEGWIALHEAAYYGQLQCIRILVRAAPDSVNRDTLKHGTALMLASQRGNVSSVEFLLKHGADLNITNKAQETPLFAACENPNKAIVELLLSSGAQVNWSCIQGGTPLHEACRHGQLKLCKMLLDAGANLKLKNIYSIQPFFTAAQHGHAHIIQLLAHKGADINAQAGDGASPLYEASKNGHVSAVEALLTLKADANRPTKAGLLPLHVAVKNNHARVVSMLIPVTSRIRVQRCGISPLHIAAERNRDEIMELLIEAGFDVNAKLSQDWSRIYEDHRSTAIYFSVYNGNLEATEMLLVAGANPNLDVFNPLLIAVRLGWVDMAALLLRYGADVSAQVSTQLSSFPSAIMLSMDSLPVLKLLLDHGCDAHSCFECSYGQKPHPAIAPSRRPIEELQFSGDLPPQHHLQYLLIL, encoded by the exons ATGGCAGTCTCTGAGCAGAACCTGGATGACTACAGCATCTACAGTCACCTGGCAGATGAGGAGCTGCTGCAGATCGCTGTCGAGAGAAGCTTGTCTGATAAACaggcttcatcatcatcatcatcatcatcatcaggccCAATCCAAACAAACCCTAACCCCACACACAGAGGTCCTGACCCCTCCAAAAGGGTGCAAACGGTTTCTGCACCTGAACCTGTCCCCCACATCCAAAACTGTATAAACCCTCCCACAGCCCTGTCACAGTTTCTCTACAAGGTCTACAAGAG AGAGGTCAGTCCGTTACAGTCCATCATCATGAGTGGGGATGCAGAGGCTCTGATGGAATTGGTCCGGAGGCGGTTAAGCAGCCTTATGGAGCCAAATGATGAAGGCTGGATCGCTCTTCATGAAGCTGCTTATTATGGACAGCTGCAGTGCATTAGGATCCTGGTCAGAG CTGCACCTGACTCAGTGAACAGGGATACTTTAAAGCATGGTACTGCTCTGATGCTGGCCAGTCAGCGAGGCAATGTTTCCAGTGTTGAGTTTCTTCTGAAGCATGGAGCTGACCTAAACATCACCAACAAGGCCCAGGAGACACCGCTATTTGCAG CCTGTGAGAATCCAAACAAAGCCATCGTAGAGCTGCTCCTGAGTTCAGGAGCTCAGGTTAACTGGTCCTGCATTCAGGGGGGAACACCTCTTCATGAAGCCTGCAGACATGGACAGCTGAAGCTCTGCAAGATGTTACTGGATGCTGGTGCCAATCTTAAGCTGAAAAACATCTACAGTATACAGCCATTCTTTACCGCTGCACAGCATGGACATGCACATATAATCCAACTGCTTGCACACAAAG GTGCAGATATAAATGCACAGGCCGGAGACGGAGCCTCGCCGCTATATGAAGCCTCTAAAAATGGTCACGTTTCAGCTGTGGAGGCACTGCTTACTTTGAAAGCTGATGCCAACAGACCCACAAAGGCTGGACTCCTACCTCTTCATGTGGCTGTTAAGAACAACCATGCACG tgtCGTATCCATGCTGATCCCAGTAACCAGCAGGATCAGAGTCCAGCGCTGTGGGATCAGTCCTCTACACATTGCTGCAGAGAGGAACAGGGATGAAATAATGGAGCTTCTCATCGAGGCTGGCTTTGATGTCAATGCCAAGCTGTCGCAGGACTGGTCCAGGATCTATGAAGACCACCGAAGTACAGCGATCTACTTCTCAGTCTACAATGGAAACCTAGAAGCTACAGAGATGCTGCTGGTTGCTGGAGCAAACCCCAACCTAGATGTCTTCAACCCATTACTCATTGCTGTCCGGCTCGGCTGGGTGGACATGGCAGCGTTGCTGCTGAGGTACGGTGCTGATGTGAGTGCTCAGGTCTCCACACAGCTGTCCTCATTCCCATCGGCTATCATGCTCAGCATGGACTCTCTTCCTGTGCTCAAACTGCTCTTGGACCATGGCTGTGATGCCCATTCCTGTTTTGAGTGTTCCTATGGCCAGAAACCACATCCTGCCATCGCACCATCACGACGTCCCATTGAAGAGCTGCAGTTTAGCGGAGATTTGCCACCACAGCACCACCTTCAG
- the LOC116332860 gene encoding ankyrin repeat and SOCS box protein 2-like isoform X1, with the protein MAVSEQNLDDYSIYSHLADEELLQIAVERSLSDKQASSSSSSSSSGPIQTNPNPTHRGPDPSKRVQTVSAPEPVPHIQNCINPPTALSQFLYKVYKREVSPLQSIIMSGDAEALMELVRRRLSSLMEPNDEGWIALHEAAYYGQLQCIRILVRAAPDSVNRDTLKHGTALMLASQRGNVSSVEFLLKHGADLNITNKAQETPLFAACENPNKAIVELLLSSGAQVNWSCIQGGTPLHEACRHGQLKLCKMLLDAGANLKLKNIYSIQPFFTAAQHGHAHIIQLLAHKGADINAQAGDGASPLYEASKNGHVSAVEALLTLKADANRPTKAGLLPLHVAVKNNHARVVSMLIPVTSRIRVQRCGISPLHIAAERNRDEIMELLIEAGFDVNAKLSQDWSRIYEDHRSTAIYFSVYNGNLEATEMLLVAGANPNLDVFNPLLIAVRLGWVDMAALLLRYGADVSAQVSTQLSSFPSAIMLSMDSLPVLKLLLDHGCDAHSCFECSYGQKPHPAIAPSRRPIEELQFSGDLPPQHHLQFCEAISSMSFCPTPGPIILMLLDYVSHIRLCSRLVGILESQGDWALIRLKALPPHPLMQLCRLKIRCLVGVQRLKLLHTLPLPVRLIHFLQYDVQCSLTLGV; encoded by the exons ATGGCAGTCTCTGAGCAGAACCTGGATGACTACAGCATCTACAGTCACCTGGCAGATGAGGAGCTGCTGCAGATCGCTGTCGAGAGAAGCTTGTCTGATAAACaggcttcatcatcatcatcatcatcatcatcaggccCAATCCAAACAAACCCTAACCCCACACACAGAGGTCCTGACCCCTCCAAAAGGGTGCAAACGGTTTCTGCACCTGAACCTGTCCCCCACATCCAAAACTGTATAAACCCTCCCACAGCCCTGTCACAGTTTCTCTACAAGGTCTACAAGAG AGAGGTCAGTCCGTTACAGTCCATCATCATGAGTGGGGATGCAGAGGCTCTGATGGAATTGGTCCGGAGGCGGTTAAGCAGCCTTATGGAGCCAAATGATGAAGGCTGGATCGCTCTTCATGAAGCTGCTTATTATGGACAGCTGCAGTGCATTAGGATCCTGGTCAGAG CTGCACCTGACTCAGTGAACAGGGATACTTTAAAGCATGGTACTGCTCTGATGCTGGCCAGTCAGCGAGGCAATGTTTCCAGTGTTGAGTTTCTTCTGAAGCATGGAGCTGACCTAAACATCACCAACAAGGCCCAGGAGACACCGCTATTTGCAG CCTGTGAGAATCCAAACAAAGCCATCGTAGAGCTGCTCCTGAGTTCAGGAGCTCAGGTTAACTGGTCCTGCATTCAGGGGGGAACACCTCTTCATGAAGCCTGCAGACATGGACAGCTGAAGCTCTGCAAGATGTTACTGGATGCTGGTGCCAATCTTAAGCTGAAAAACATCTACAGTATACAGCCATTCTTTACCGCTGCACAGCATGGACATGCACATATAATCCAACTGCTTGCACACAAAG GTGCAGATATAAATGCACAGGCCGGAGACGGAGCCTCGCCGCTATATGAAGCCTCTAAAAATGGTCACGTTTCAGCTGTGGAGGCACTGCTTACTTTGAAAGCTGATGCCAACAGACCCACAAAGGCTGGACTCCTACCTCTTCATGTGGCTGTTAAGAACAACCATGCACG tgtCGTATCCATGCTGATCCCAGTAACCAGCAGGATCAGAGTCCAGCGCTGTGGGATCAGTCCTCTACACATTGCTGCAGAGAGGAACAGGGATGAAATAATGGAGCTTCTCATCGAGGCTGGCTTTGATGTCAATGCCAAGCTGTCGCAGGACTGGTCCAGGATCTATGAAGACCACCGAAGTACAGCGATCTACTTCTCAGTCTACAATGGAAACCTAGAAGCTACAGAGATGCTGCTGGTTGCTGGAGCAAACCCCAACCTAGATGTCTTCAACCCATTACTCATTGCTGTCCGGCTCGGCTGGGTGGACATGGCAGCGTTGCTGCTGAGGTACGGTGCTGATGTGAGTGCTCAGGTCTCCACACAGCTGTCCTCATTCCCATCGGCTATCATGCTCAGCATGGACTCTCTTCCTGTGCTCAAACTGCTCTTGGACCATGGCTGTGATGCCCATTCCTGTTTTGAGTGTTCCTATGGCCAGAAACCACATCCTGCCATCGCACCATCACGACGTCCCATTGAAGAGCTGCAGTTTAGCGGAGATTTGCCACCACAGCACCACCTTCAG ttttgtgagGCCATCTCCAGCATGTCTTTTTGCCCAACACCTGGTCCAATCATCTTGATGCTGCTGGACTACGTCAGTCATATCCGATTATGCTCTCGACTGGTTGGAATCCTGGAAAGTCAAGGCGACTGGGCACTGATCAGACTAAAAGCTT